In Actinomadura citrea, a single window of DNA contains:
- a CDS encoding helix-turn-helix domain-containing protein yields MAKRKPSPALKAFGAEVRRLREDVGITRTELANRLSVTPSYVSQVESGNTRCRKDFAQRLDQALGTGDQLATVWTKHLRAASYPKFFADYSEAEASADLLRAYEATFVPGLLQTKEYARVLLLSETTLDGRLNRQQILFREVPPRLIVVMDESVLMREVGGPEVMRGQYDHLLKMSERDHISVQVAPIAYYRGVSGSFNIATQSTREELVYLETSPGGLTSDDSQDILHVISAFAELQARALSADGSRDFPRKAMDRWTV; encoded by the coding sequence ATGGCCAAGCGCAAGCCGTCCCCCGCCCTGAAGGCTTTCGGTGCAGAAGTCAGACGCCTGCGGGAAGACGTCGGCATAACCCGGACAGAGCTCGCCAACCGCCTATCGGTGACGCCCTCCTATGTCTCGCAGGTCGAAAGCGGCAACACCCGCTGCCGCAAAGACTTCGCTCAGCGTCTGGACCAGGCGTTAGGCACCGGCGACCAACTCGCGACGGTCTGGACCAAGCACCTGCGCGCGGCGAGCTACCCGAAGTTCTTCGCCGACTACTCGGAAGCCGAAGCATCAGCCGACCTCCTCCGCGCCTACGAGGCAACGTTCGTGCCCGGCCTTCTGCAGACGAAGGAGTACGCCCGCGTACTTCTTCTCTCCGAGACCACTCTCGATGGACGTCTCAACCGGCAGCAGATCCTGTTCCGCGAGGTGCCGCCCCGGCTCATCGTGGTCATGGACGAGAGCGTGCTCATGCGGGAGGTGGGTGGACCGGAGGTGATGCGAGGCCAGTATGACCATCTGCTGAAGATGTCAGAGCGAGACCACATCAGCGTCCAAGTTGCCCCGATCGCCTACTACCGAGGCGTCTCGGGATCGTTCAACATCGCCACTCAGTCAACACGAGAGGAATTAGTCTACTTGGAGACGTCCCCCGGTGGCCTTACATCTGACGACTCACAGGATATCTTGCATGTGATCAGCGCCTTCGCGGAGCTACAGGCACGTGCACTGAGCGCCGACGGCTCTCGCGACTTCCCACGAAAGGCGATGGACCGATGGACGGTGTGA
- a CDS encoding endonuclease/exonuclease/phosphatase family protein, with protein MTGSERPQTMAQVDAVETEQAGTDHRHTGAGTWRAGIRRAIRAGSRPGPWKRGLVLAASALLLGLLMLLHAEIPNRIGNLGSLVETFLPWFGLFVPVLLAAALWRRSASAVAALLLPVVVWLNLFGGLLGDKSHAGGDLTLASHNVGADNPDPIGTARDLAASGADVLALEELAEQVRGTYERELAKAYPYHTVQGTVGLWSRLPLSDTRPVDIKTDAGPLGESKPAEVKMHYNRALRTTVATGQGPLAVYVAHLGSVRVNPRAGFWTAHRDRGAQALGEAVAAERNERVVLLGDLNGTEDDRALAGITSRLRSVQDEAGDGFGFSWPATFPMARIDQILVRGVKPESSWVLPATGSDHLPVAAGISW; from the coding sequence GTGACCGGCAGTGAGCGACCACAGACGATGGCGCAGGTCGACGCGGTGGAGACCGAACAGGCCGGCACCGACCACCGGCACACCGGTGCCGGGACCTGGCGTGCGGGCATCCGCCGGGCGATCCGCGCCGGCTCCCGGCCGGGGCCCTGGAAGCGCGGTCTGGTGCTCGCCGCGTCGGCGCTGCTGCTCGGCCTTCTCATGCTGCTGCATGCGGAGATCCCGAACCGGATCGGGAACCTCGGCAGCCTGGTGGAGACCTTCCTGCCGTGGTTCGGCCTGTTCGTCCCGGTGCTGCTGGCAGCGGCGCTGTGGCGCCGCTCCGCCTCCGCGGTGGCCGCGCTGCTGCTGCCGGTCGTGGTGTGGCTGAACCTCTTCGGCGGGCTGCTCGGCGACAAGTCCCACGCGGGCGGCGACCTCACCCTGGCCAGTCACAACGTCGGTGCCGACAACCCCGACCCGATCGGCACCGCCCGCGACCTGGCCGCCTCCGGGGCGGACGTGCTGGCGCTGGAGGAGCTGGCCGAGCAGGTCAGGGGCACGTACGAGAGGGAGCTGGCCAAGGCGTACCCGTACCACACGGTGCAGGGCACGGTCGGGCTGTGGAGCAGGCTGCCGCTGTCGGACACCCGGCCGGTCGACATCAAGACGGACGCCGGGCCGCTGGGGGAGTCCAAGCCGGCCGAAGTCAAGATGCACTACAACCGGGCGCTTCGCACAACGGTGGCCACGGGACAAGGGCCGTTGGCGGTGTACGTGGCCCACCTCGGGTCCGTGCGCGTGAATCCCAGGGCGGGCTTCTGGACGGCCCACCGGGACAGAGGCGCGCAGGCGCTCGGCGAGGCCGTCGCCGCCGAACGGAACGAGCGGGTGGTGCTGCTCGGGGACCTGAACGGCACCGAGGACGACCGAGCGCTCGCCGGCATCACCTCGCGGCTTCGCTCGGTCCAGGACGAGGCCGGGGACGGCTTCGGCTTCAGCTGGCCGGCGACGTTCCCGATGGCGCGGATCGACCAGATCCTCGTCCGCGGCGTGAAGCCGGAAAGCTCGTGGGTGCTCCCCGCCACCGGCAGCGACCACCTGCCGGTGGCGGCCGGAATCAGCTGGTGA
- a CDS encoding erythromycin esterase family protein, with protein MKRFGRNAQASLLLAAGIGTAVAGAPAVSAAPRTEPVTEPVTEWVGHNAAALGTIDPAAPLDDQAPLLRSVRGATVVGLGESVHGTREETRLKHRALRLLVERLGFRSVAWEENWTTGVQIDRYIRTGEGDLEALMQQMLPQYQTGEVADVLRWLRDFNAGRADKVRFVGVEYFLTGPPAYDAVQAHVAATAPERLAELRGHLRVLRPPSADMWKYVTEYMQVADKQPYIRHARRLHDLVEGLPHRPGDRAHALAVHNARQILWFYEHYGLPEADQHGYRDARAARNLKWWRGFSGDKIAYWSAGAHTADAPRMRIVGPPGPDMRFASAGSYLRRWYGPRYRSIGFTFDHGTVSLGDGRTAPMPRPAPNWFENPFGGVRTAQFTLDLRAPAPPPVRTWLDAPVQTRGLAHTGPGSYMTGGTLRQWFDVIVHRQEVTPATAITS; from the coding sequence ATGAAGCGATTTGGACGGAACGCACAGGCGTCACTGCTACTGGCGGCCGGCATCGGAACCGCGGTCGCGGGCGCGCCCGCCGTGAGCGCCGCGCCCCGCACGGAGCCGGTCACCGAGCCGGTCACCGAGTGGGTCGGGCACAACGCCGCGGCACTGGGCACCATCGACCCGGCGGCGCCCCTGGACGACCAGGCGCCGCTGCTGCGGTCGGTTCGCGGCGCCACCGTCGTCGGCCTCGGCGAGTCGGTGCACGGCACCCGCGAGGAGACGCGGCTCAAGCACCGCGCACTGCGGCTCCTGGTCGAGCGGCTCGGCTTCCGGTCCGTCGCCTGGGAGGAGAACTGGACGACGGGCGTCCAGATCGACCGGTACATCCGTACGGGCGAAGGGGATCTGGAGGCGCTGATGCAGCAGATGCTTCCCCAGTACCAGACCGGCGAGGTCGCCGATGTGCTGCGCTGGCTCCGCGACTTCAACGCGGGCCGGGCCGACAAGGTGCGCTTCGTCGGGGTGGAGTACTTCCTCACCGGCCCGCCGGCCTACGACGCCGTCCAGGCCCATGTCGCCGCGACCGCTCCGGAGCGCCTGGCCGAACTCCGGGGCCACCTGCGGGTCCTTCGCCCACCGAGTGCGGACATGTGGAAGTACGTCACTGAATACATGCAGGTGGCGGACAAGCAGCCGTACATCCGCCACGCCCGCCGACTGCACGACCTGGTCGAAGGGCTGCCGCACCGGCCGGGAGACCGAGCGCACGCCCTGGCCGTGCACAATGCCCGGCAGATCCTGTGGTTCTACGAGCACTACGGCCTTCCCGAGGCCGACCAGCACGGCTACAGGGACGCCCGCGCGGCGCGGAACCTGAAATGGTGGCGCGGATTCAGCGGCGACAAGATCGCATACTGGTCGGCCGGCGCGCACACCGCCGACGCCCCGCGGATGCGCATCGTCGGGCCTCCCGGCCCGGACATGCGCTTCGCCAGCGCCGGTTCGTATCTCCGCCGCTGGTACGGCCCGCGCTACCGGTCGATCGGCTTCACCTTCGACCACGGGACGGTGAGCCTGGGCGACGGTCGGACCGCGCCCATGCCGCGTCCCGCTCCGAACTGGTTCGAGAACCCCTTCGGCGGCGTCCGCACCGCGCAGTTCACCCTCGACCTGCGCGCACCGGCGCCCCCGCCGGTCCGCACGTGGCTGGACGCTCCGGTCCAGACCCGGGGCCTTGCCCACACCGGCCCCGGCTCGTACATGACCGGCGGCACCCTGCGGCAGTGGTTCGACGTGATCGTCCACCGCCAGGAGGTCACCCCCGCCACAGCGATCACGTCATAG
- a CDS encoding serine hydrolase domain-containing protein → MDSDSVRGVGRRRLVTWGGLAAAGAAAGVPLVGAGTGRAASPPAGPSGRDEIPPETRPGGAYDRYVAQLAAAGKFSGVVLLSHRGRTVLSRSYGMADQEKGVRNHEGTAFSLSSAGKPFFAVAMLQLAQQGKLRLTDTVGAHLTGFAKDIAEKVNIHHLLSGTSGLDAPDEDVQHVFQSRDEVHEYYEQRARQAKPVGVPGTPNTAHAEPEVTISALIVEAVAGMSYWDYVQENIFERCGMTGSGFYTRPQWLTDRHIAHPYMKVADGSVVDALHNLDKGSPNPYVLGKNPGRAFIDAPGDGGFATAPDLVRFARALGDGTVLDRPWADVLTSAKIPHGPASFGAYGIPISIVNGQWMYQRAGGNPGVGANWSIYPYTGWVGIILTNRDSDGGSLVDVLGQEMKAITGAEPDPGSGG, encoded by the coding sequence ATGGACTCGGATTCTGTACGTGGCGTCGGCCGGCGGCGGCTGGTCACCTGGGGCGGCCTGGCCGCCGCCGGCGCGGCGGCCGGTGTGCCGCTGGTGGGCGCCGGGACCGGCCGCGCCGCCTCGCCCCCGGCCGGCCCGTCCGGGCGGGATGAGATCCCGCCGGAGACCCGGCCCGGCGGAGCCTACGACCGGTACGTGGCGCAGTTGGCCGCCGCGGGCAAGTTCTCCGGTGTGGTGCTGCTGTCGCACCGGGGCCGGACGGTGCTGTCCCGCAGTTACGGCATGGCCGACCAGGAGAAAGGGGTCCGCAACCACGAGGGCACGGCGTTCAGCCTGAGTTCGGCGGGCAAGCCGTTCTTCGCGGTGGCCATGCTGCAGCTGGCGCAGCAGGGCAAGCTGCGTTTGACGGACACGGTGGGCGCCCACCTGACCGGCTTCGCCAAGGACATCGCCGAGAAGGTGAACATCCACCACCTGCTGTCCGGCACCTCCGGACTGGACGCGCCGGATGAGGACGTGCAACACGTCTTCCAGAGCCGCGACGAGGTGCACGAGTACTACGAGCAGCGCGCCCGGCAGGCGAAACCGGTGGGCGTCCCGGGCACTCCGAACACCGCCCACGCGGAACCGGAGGTCACCATCTCCGCGCTGATCGTGGAGGCCGTCGCCGGCATGTCGTACTGGGACTACGTCCAGGAGAACATCTTCGAGCGCTGCGGCATGACCGGCTCGGGCTTCTACACCAGGCCGCAGTGGCTGACCGACCGGCACATCGCGCACCCGTACATGAAGGTGGCCGACGGCAGCGTGGTGGACGCCCTCCACAACCTGGACAAGGGCAGCCCCAACCCGTACGTGCTCGGCAAGAACCCGGGCCGCGCCTTCATCGACGCCCCTGGGGACGGCGGCTTCGCCACCGCGCCGGATCTGGTCCGGTTCGCCCGCGCCCTGGGCGACGGCACGGTGCTGGACCGGCCCTGGGCCGACGTGCTCACCTCGGCCAAGATCCCGCACGGACCGGCGTCGTTCGGCGCGTACGGGATCCCGATCAGCATCGTCAACGGCCAGTGGATGTACCAGCGCGCCGGAGGCAACCCCGGTGTCGGCGCCAACTGGAGCATCTACCCCTACACCGGCTGGGTCGGCATCATCCTCACCAACCGCGACTCCGACGGCGGGTCCCTGGTGGACGTCCTGGGCCAGGAGATGAAGGCCATCACCGGCGCGGAACCCGACCCCGGCTCGGGCGGCTGA
- a CDS encoding DUF397 domain-containing protein: MDGVTWRKASRSNDQGGACIELAALTEGVAVRDSKDPDGPRIELDPSSFRALLTGLKLR; encoded by the coding sequence ATGGACGGTGTGACCTGGCGAAAGGCAAGCCGCAGCAACGATCAGGGTGGAGCATGTATCGAACTGGCCGCCCTTACTGAAGGCGTGGCCGTGCGGGATTCCAAAGACCCGGATGGCCCGAGAATTGAACTCGACCCAAGCTCGTTCCGCGCACTGCTGACTGGCCTCAAGCTGCGGTAA
- a CDS encoding ATP-binding protein has product MECPAEIVVPVRAESVKVARDWVEAVLGTWGQDAYVAKVVVSELVTNVLQHTRSATTTVRVVQADKGTVVEVFDSSNVLPVAGAANLLSEGGRGLAMLDVLAKEWGTQPLGGGGKAVWALLPESTS; this is encoded by the coding sequence ATGGAGTGCCCCGCGGAGATCGTGGTGCCGGTTCGGGCCGAGTCGGTAAAGGTGGCTCGGGACTGGGTCGAGGCCGTCCTGGGGACGTGGGGACAGGACGCCTATGTGGCGAAGGTCGTGGTGTCGGAACTGGTGACGAACGTCTTGCAGCACACCAGGAGCGCGACCACGACCGTGCGGGTCGTCCAGGCGGACAAGGGAACGGTCGTGGAGGTGTTCGACTCTTCCAACGTCCTGCCGGTGGCGGGCGCGGCGAACCTGCTGAGTGAGGGTGGACGCGGGCTGGCGATGCTGGACGTCCTCGCCAAGGAATGGGGCACGCAGCCCCTCGGAGGCGGCGGAAAGGCCGTGTGGGCGCTCCTCCCTGAAAGCACGTCATGA
- a CDS encoding DUF397 domain-containing protein — translation MDQAEWRKARRSNDQGGECVELAALPKGVGVRDSQDPDGPKPLLAPAAFLALLADLKQQ, via the coding sequence GTGGACCAGGCAGAGTGGCGCAAGGCACGGCGAAGCAACGACCAAGGCGGGGAATGCGTCGAGCTTGCTGCCCTCCCGAAGGGCGTGGGCGTGCGGGACTCCCAGGACCCGGATGGGCCCAAGCCACTGCTTGCCCCCGCTGCCTTTCTTGCACTCCTTGCGGACCTCAAGCAGCAATAG